One window of Desulfonatronovibrio magnus genomic DNA carries:
- the tnpA gene encoding IS200/IS605 family transposase encodes MARFRKLSHTIWFCQYHIVWTPKYRFRILKGRLAAEVESCIRAFCQHQRAEVLELSIPLDHVHLLVMVPPKISISNFVGTVKGRTAIRVLNKFKQLRQKPYWGNHFWARGYCVDTVGLDSEKIRKYVKYQEEQEKKYEQ; translated from the coding sequence ATGGCCCGTTTTCGAAAACTATCCCATACAATATGGTTTTGCCAATACCATATCGTATGGACCCCTAAATACAGGTTCCGAATACTGAAAGGAAGATTGGCAGCAGAAGTTGAGAGCTGTATCCGGGCATTTTGTCAACATCAAAGAGCTGAGGTATTAGAACTCAGCATCCCTTTGGACCATGTGCACCTTCTGGTAATGGTACCCCCCAAAATATCGATTTCGAATTTTGTGGGTACAGTCAAAGGACGAACAGCCATCAGGGTGCTGAACAAGTTCAAGCAGCTCAGGCAAAAACCCTATTGGGGTAATCATTTTTGGGCTCGAGGTTACTGTGTGGACACTGTAGGCCTCGATTCAGAAAAAATCAGAAAATATGTCAAATATCAAGAAGAGCAAGAAAAGAAGTACGAGCAATAA